A DNA window from Fusarium fujikuroi IMI 58289 draft genome, chromosome FFUJ_chr11 contains the following coding sequences:
- a CDS encoding related to protein LAC1 → MAAKLCSKRCQGQTSVKQWLIDNQFAPLLIAQCNSLTRPLTAKLTSLSYRDEFTGEYNVGFDDNYLVVVLIVVLTGLRDATMRFVLDPLAAAWGLGRARSMRFKEQAWMVVYYATSWSVGTYIYASSSYWLDLEAMWTKWPNREISSLMKIYMLAQLAFWLQQMVVINIEKRRKDHWQMLSHHVVTIALVYCSYRYGLTPVGNVVLILMDFNDLIFSIAKCLKYMKLQSLCDFMFGAFVVSWVLCRHIAFPMVCWSVYAHAVAPIGRSCFIGSGENIIGPLEVPANGYFYVLEPLIYTNGRVCYDYTIKILFTSGLLFLEALMLVWFVMIVKLVVRVLRGGNAEDTRSDNEEEELEEDLPIKVEVDAEELQFPKKCPPGGRGTSSVLQSARGMAISKDKKGCLDRIGCEQRISR, encoded by the exons ATGGCAGCGAAACTATGCTCAAAGCGATGTCAAGGACAAACTTCCGTAAAGCAGTGGCTTATCGATAACCAATTCG CCCCTCTGCTCATCGCGCAATGCAACAGTCTTACACGTCCCCTCACCGCCAAGCTCACGTCGCTCTCGTACCGAGACGAGTTCACGGGCGAGTACAATGTCGGGTTCGATGACAATTACCTCGTGGTCGTTCTGATCGTGGTGTTGACGGGTCTGCGGGATGCTACTATGCGGTTCGTTCTGGACCCGTTGGCGGCCGCCTGGGGACTGGGGAGGGCTAGATCCATGCGGTTCAAGGAACAGGCTTGGATGGTGGTTTACTATGCCACTTCCTGGTCTGTTGGTACG TACATCTATGCATCGTCGTCGTATTGGTTGGATCTTGAGGCTATGTGGACGAAATGGCCGAATCGCGAAATATCCAGCCTCATGAAGATTTACATGCTGGCACAATTGGCTTTCTGGCTTCAACAAATGGTTGTCATCAACATTGAGAAGCGGCGCAAGGATCACTGGCAGATGCTCTCTCATCACGTCGTTACAATTGCTCTGGTGTACTGCTCGTATCGATATGGCCTCACCCCCGTCGGCAACGTTGTTCTGATCCTCATGGACTTCAACGACTTAATTTTCTCCATCGCGAAGTGCCTGAAGTACATGAAGCTACAGTCTTTGTGCGACTTCATGTTTGGCGCGTTCGTTGTAAGCTGGGTGCTGTGCCGCCACATTGCGTTCCCGATGGTATGCTGGTCAGTTTACGCGCATGCCGTGGCTCCCATCGGGCGGAGCTGCTTCATTGGCTCAGGAGAGAACATTATTGGTCCTCTGGAGGTTCCGGCAAACGGCTACTTCTATGTGCTTGAGCCATTGATCTACACCAATGGGAGAGTATGCTACGACTACACTATCAAGATACTATTCACGAGCGGGCTTCTGTTTCTGGAGGCACTTATGCTTGTGTGGTTTGTCATGATCGTCAAATTGGTCGTTCGGGTGTTGCGTGGTGGAAATGCAGAAGATACGCGCAGCgacaatgaagaagaagaactcgAGGAGGATCTACCGATtaaggttgaggttgatgccgAGGAACTCCAATTTCCGAAGAAATGTCCCCCGGGAGGGAGAGGTACATCTTCTGTCCTTCAGTCAGCGAGGGGAATGGCTATTTCAAAGGATAAAAAAGGCTGTCTGGATAGAATCGGGTGCGAACAGAGGATATCACGATAA
- a CDS encoding related to ADH2-alcohol dehydrogenase II gives MKAIQIKEFNAPYTVSDVDKPKPKPHQLLIQIKAGGFCHTDCMALENAFGSKLPFIGSHEPAGVVVEVGSEAQGFAEGDRVGCLNFDSCCGRAGRPIYCDNPSMKGITTDGAWAEYMAADARFTVKLPDSLDFLTAACMMCAGITVYGGIKRAQVPSGGSIGILGIGGLGHIGTQVAKAMGYQVAAIDVKQDALDLVSSYNLKPDVCILSTDPAETSMEKITNVIQGDYHGLDATVIATDAPAAFDLAAKLTRKHGTMVLLGQPEKGITLSYQNVIFRDIKLVGSLVADTDETEELLELVVKHDIKVKIKEWKPEDAEKMRQEYLAGRNSGKNVIVF, from the exons ATGAAAGCAATCCAGATCAAGGAGTTCAACGCGCCCTATACCGTCTCCGATGTGgacaagccaaagccaaagcctcaTCAACTGCTCATCCAGATCAAAGCTGGTGGGTTTTGTCACACTGATTGCATGGCCCTTGAGAATGCTTTTGGTTCAAAACTGCCGTTCATTGGGTCACATGAGCCagctggtgttgttgttgaagtcggaTCTGAGGCCCAAGGGTTTGCGGAGGGAGATCGAGTTGGATGTCTCAACTTTGACAGCTGCTGCGGTAGG GCTGGGAGGCCGATTTACTGCGATAATCCAAGTATGAAAGGTATCACGACGGATGGCGCATGGGCGGAATACATGGCAGC CGACGCTCGATTTACTGTGAAACTCCCAGACTCACTTGACTTTCTCACCGCAGCCTGCATGATGTGTGCTGGCATCACTGTGTACGGGGGAATCAAGAGAGCTCAAGTCCCATCTGGTGGTTCCATTGGTATCTTGGGCATTGGCGGACTTGGTCATATTGGAACACAAGTTGCCAAAGCAATG GGATATCAAGTCGCTGCGATTGATGTCAAGCAAGATGCCCTGGACCTCGTATCATCTTACAATCTGAAACCCGACGTCTGCATTCTATCAACCGATCCAGCTGAAACTTCCATGGAGAAGATCACCAACGTCATACAAGGTGACTACCATGGTCTCGACGCCACGGTGATCGCAACCGATGCTCCCGCCGCGTTTGATCTCGCGGCGAAATTGACGCGAAAGCACGGAACTAtggttcttcttggtcaaccTGAAAAGGGTATTACCTTGTCTTATCAGAACGTCATCTTTCGTGATATCAAGCTAGTTGGTTCCCTCGTCGCGGACACTGATGAAACTGAGGAGCTCTTGGAACTAGTCGTAAAACATGatatcaaggtcaagatcaaggaatGGAAgcctgaagatgctgagaagatgagacaaGAATATCTGGCTGGTAGGAACAGCGGTAAGAATGTGATAGTATTCTAG